A window of the Lactuca sativa cultivar Salinas chromosome 5, Lsat_Salinas_v11, whole genome shotgun sequence genome harbors these coding sequences:
- the LOC128126344 gene encoding squamosa promoter-binding-like protein 16: MMEISKEQQQQQHHHQTAVNPPNPDGSKKSPVGKRKEDECLLLKLGGSEEAATRPSKRVRSGSPGSGCVGNYPMCQVDNCKEDLSTAKDYHRRHKVCEVHSKAGKALVGKQMQRFCQQCSRFHPLSEFD; this comes from the exons ATGATGGAGATTTCTAAAgaacagcaacagcaacaacaCCATCATCAAACTGCTGTTAATCCTCCCAATCCCGATGGGTCAAAGAAGAGTCCAGTTGGTAAAAGGAAAGAAGACGAATGCCTCTTGTTGAAGCTTGGTGGTAGTGAGGAGGCAGCGACCAGGCCTAGCAAAAGGGTCCGATCTGGTTCACCTGGCAGTGGTTGTGTCGGGAATTATCCAATGTGTCAAGTTGATAACTGCAAAGAAGATCTATCCACTGCTAAAGACTACCATAGGCGTCACAAGGTTTGTGAGGTTCATAGTAAAGCTGGAAAAGCCCTAGTTGGAAAACAGATGCAAAGATTCTGTCAACAGTGTAGCAG GTTCCACCCTCTTTCTGAGTTTGACTAG